The following are from one region of the Nymphalis io chromosome 21, ilAglIoxx1.1, whole genome shotgun sequence genome:
- the LOC126776714 gene encoding uncharacterized protein LOC126776714 isoform X38 encodes MLLKRNLLETLTIISCSGTIICLLLNYVTNISPITGIWLISYLLLLFILSVCGSFKFIQWLLHLNKPLKYDIEIILNKYPFLSYLSDILPQIQKKVENEHIKEYDTNELSVITSVLEKKLVSSWYMSYISQEIGFPFACKQILDQMIAKTFQICNKVETKDVYVDVCAIFITHLKEYKKALKRHESIPDSSIEILYKKVHPVFNSKNKRPVTADHCTNVLRIILKELVPWELWDTPFSELLIRILAKKLDNLIDNTISDPVWLNDRLLSLLKAENKIPEEKPVNEPSNEVKEAETIKQDPPEAQTKSSPKIAKKNIPPVIQNNINEEHKEDDKPEIEKAVEGCEMLEIKPAAILRQRRGRQGRNEVKIYDRIIEGSVKTWDTDMDLQCISVGQDLLASLDEMTLSRLWGHEEAEQSPKMRDASPQPLWFGEEDTIESDPENNKDSKKETSPKPTEALLKDLQSTVHHAKTKIGDLQVPLYIDVPRKHSSDEAAGMMEGLLDKGIAGIKKGLRFTGLSDDSQEKSPAHKDRNSEKISPSELHRSRQKPEVVMEVKESYMPFGNQKEENGTTSHALVKQQRVTSQDSMHSTAAPPSVSYGPWGRRVEGGAPESLSESPEPQYEEAADLSASIAKLRTLLQHAGPREEAWWESSEQTRTRHHVDSAALADEYDMNLDRGSSPGQTTNNMQRLDKLFQRTVTGVFNSIKTAVGAEGEELPPRQLHDWTYVCTSPELSVSACASRLWAARRALWHVDGALDPLRALGPPAAPLAAPLDLGTDTVLHCTRSTSVRTLLHCTRSTSVRTLYSTVPARPRYGHCTPLYPLDLGTDTVLHCTRSTSVRTLYSTVPARPRYGHYSTVPARPRYGHCTPLYPLDLGTDTVLHCTRSTSVRTLYSTVPARPRYGHCTPLYPRYIERVTSNYQHKI; translated from the exons ATGTTGCTGAAAAGAAATTTACTTGAAACTTTAACTATAATATCTTGTAGTGGCACAATCATATGTCTCTTATTAAACTATGTTACAAATATATCCCCAATTACTGGAATTTGGCTAATAAGCtatctattattattgtttatactgTCCGTATGTGGCAGTTTTAAATTCATACAATGGTTACTTCACCTTAATAAAcctttaaaatatgatatagaaattattttaaacaaatacccGTTTTTGTCCTACCTTTccgatattttaccgcaaattCAAAAGAAAGTTGAAAATGAACATATTAAAGAATATGATACCAATGAGCTAAGTGTTATAACGTCGGTATTGGAAAAAAAGTTAGTTTCGTCGTGGTATATGTCGTATATTTCGCAAGAAATTGGTTTTCCTTTTGCATGCAAGCAAATATTGGATCAAATGATTGCCAAAACGTTTCAG atatgcAATAAAGTAGAAACTAAGGATGTCTATGTCGATGTCTGTGCTATATTCATAACCCATTTAAAAGAGTATAAGAAAGCTTTAAAAAGACATGAATCCATTCCTGATAGCTCTATAGAAATTCTATACAAGAAGGTACATCCAGTATTTAACAGCAAGAACAAGAGACCAGTAACTGCTGACCATTGTACCAATGTGTTGAGAATTATTCTAAAAGAATTGGTACCTTGGGAGCTATGGGACACACCATTCTCCGAGTTGCTCATTAGAATCCTTGCTAAAAAGTTAGATAACTTAATTGATAACACAATATCTGACCCAGTGTGGTTGAATGACAGATTACTTTCTCTACTCAAAGCAGAAAATAAAATTCCCGAAGAAAAGCCAGTTAATGAGCCTTCCAATGAAGTTAAAGAAGCAGAAACTATAAAACAAGATCCTCCTGAAGCTCAAACTAAATCTAGTCCAAAAATTGCAAAAAAGAATATACCTCCAGTGATTCAGAACAATATAAATGAGGAGCATAAAGAAGATGACAAGCCTGAGATTGAGAAAGCTGTGGAAGGATGTGAGATGTTAGAAATCAAACCTGCAGCAATCTTAAGACAACGTAGAGGCAGGCAGGGAAGGAATGAAGTGAAGATATATGACAGAATTATTGAag gtAGTGTTAAAACTTGGGACACGGACATGGACCTCCAGTGCATCAGTGTTGGTCAGGATCTGCTAGCTAGTCTAGATGAAATGACACTAAGTCGACTCTGGGGTCACGAGGAAGCTGAACAAAGTCCCAAGATGCGGGATGCATCACCGCAACCACTGTGGTTTG GCGAAGAGGACACAATAGAATCTGACCCAGAAAATAACAAGGATTCGAAAAAGGAAACGAGTCCGAAGCCCACTGAAGCCTTGCTGAAAGACCTCCAGAGCACCGTGCACCACGCCAAGACCAAGATAGGAGACCTGCAGGTCCCTTTATACATAGATGTGCCCCGCAAACATTCCAGT GATGAAGCAGCGGGAATGATGGAGGGCTTGCTGGACAAAGGTATCGCAGGTATTAAGAAGGGCCTCCGATTCACGGGTCTAAGCGATGATTCACAA GAGAAGTCACCAGCTCATAAAGATAGAAACAGTGAAAAAATATCACCATCGGAACTGCATAGAAGCAGACAGAAGCCAGAAGTCGTCATGGAAGTGAAGGAGTCCTACATGCCCTTTGGTAACCAGAAAG AGGAAAACGGGACAACATCTCATGCATTAGTCAAACAGCAGAGGGTCACTTCACAGGATAGTATG CACTCGACCGCGGCGCCCCCGTCGGTCAGTTACGGCCCGTGGGGGCGGAGAGTGGAGGGCGGTGCTCCGGAGTCGCTGTCGGAGTCCCCGGAGCCGCAGTACGAGGAGGCGGCCGACCTGTCCGCCAGCATCGCCAAGTTGCGTACGCTGCTGCAGCACGCCGGGCCCAG GGAAGAAGCGTGGTGGGAGAGCTCGGAGCAAACGCGCACGCGACATCACGTTGACTCCGCCGCGCTCGCCG atgAGTACGATATGAACTTGGACCGCGGCTCGTCTCCCGGACAGACGACCAACAATATGCAAAGACTAGACAA ATTATTCCAGCGCACAGTGACGGGTGTTTTCAATTCGATAAAGACGGCCGTCGGTGCCGAGGGGGAGGAGCTCCCTCCCAGACAACTACACGACTGGACCTATGTGTGCACTTCGCCCGAGTTGAGT GTCAGCGCGTGCGCGTCGCGGCTgtgggcggcgcggcgcgcgctgTGGCACGTGGACGGCGCGCTCGACCCGCTGCGCGCGCTCggcccgcccgccgcgcccctCGCCGCGCCGCTCGACCTCGGTACGGACACTGTACTCCACTGTACCCGCTCGACCTCGGTACGGACACTACTCCACTGTACCCGCTCGACCTCGGTACGGACACTGTACTCCACTGTACCCGCTCGACCTCGGTACGGACACTGTACTCCACTGTACCCGCTCGAC CTCGGTACGGACACTGTACTCCACTGTACCCGCTCGAC CTCGGTACGGACACTGTACTCCACTGT
- the LOC126776714 gene encoding uncharacterized protein LOC126776714 isoform X6 — translation MLLKRNLLETLTIISCSGTIICLLLNYVTNISPITGIWLISYLLLLFILSVCGSFKFIQWLLHLNKPLKYDIEIILNKYPFLSYLSDILPQIQKKVENEHIKEYDTNELSVITSVLEKKLVSSWYMSYISQEIGFPFACKQILDQMIAKTFQICNKVETKDVYVDVCAIFITHLKEYKKALKRHESIPDSSIEILYKKVHPVFNSKNKRPVTADHCTNVLRIILKELVPWELWDTPFSELLIRILAKKLDNLIDNTISDPVWLNDRLLSLLKAENKIPEEKPVNEPSNEVKEAETIKQDPPEAQTKSSPKIAKKNIPPVIQNNINEEHKEDDKPEIEKAVEGCEMLEIKPAAILRQRRGRQGRNEVKIYDRIIEGSVKTWDTDMDLQCISVGQDLLASLDEMTLSRLWGHEEAEQSPKMRDASPQPLWFGEEDTIESDPENNKDSKKETSPKPTEALLKDLQSTVHHAKTKIGDLQVPLYIDVPRKHSSDEAAGMMEGLLDKGIAGIKKGLRFTGLSDDSQEKSPAHKDRNSEKISPSELHRSRQKPEVVMEVKESYMPFGNQKEENGTTSHALVKQQRVTSQDSMHSTAAPPSVSYGPWGRRVEGGAPESLSESPEPQYEEAADLSASIAKLRTLLQHAGPREEAWWESSEQTRTRHHVDSAALADEYDMNLDRGSSPGQTTNNMQRLDKLFQRTVTGVFNSIKTAVGAEGEELPPRQLHDWTYVCTSPELSVSACASRLWAARRALWHVDGALDPLRALGPPAAPLAAPLDLGTDTVLHCTRSTSVRTLLHCTRSTSVRTLYSTVPARPRYGHCTPLYPLDLGTDTTPLYPLDLGTDTTPLYPLDLGTDTVLHCTRSTSVRTLYSTVPARPRYGHCTPLYPLDLGTDTVLHCTRSTSVRTLLHCTRSTSVRTLLHCTRSTSVRTLYSTVPARPRYGHYSTVPARPRYGHCTPLYPLDLGTDTVLHCTRSTSVRTLYSTVPARPRYGHCTPLYPRYIERVTSNYQHKI, via the exons ATGTTGCTGAAAAGAAATTTACTTGAAACTTTAACTATAATATCTTGTAGTGGCACAATCATATGTCTCTTATTAAACTATGTTACAAATATATCCCCAATTACTGGAATTTGGCTAATAAGCtatctattattattgtttatactgTCCGTATGTGGCAGTTTTAAATTCATACAATGGTTACTTCACCTTAATAAAcctttaaaatatgatatagaaattattttaaacaaatacccGTTTTTGTCCTACCTTTccgatattttaccgcaaattCAAAAGAAAGTTGAAAATGAACATATTAAAGAATATGATACCAATGAGCTAAGTGTTATAACGTCGGTATTGGAAAAAAAGTTAGTTTCGTCGTGGTATATGTCGTATATTTCGCAAGAAATTGGTTTTCCTTTTGCATGCAAGCAAATATTGGATCAAATGATTGCCAAAACGTTTCAG atatgcAATAAAGTAGAAACTAAGGATGTCTATGTCGATGTCTGTGCTATATTCATAACCCATTTAAAAGAGTATAAGAAAGCTTTAAAAAGACATGAATCCATTCCTGATAGCTCTATAGAAATTCTATACAAGAAGGTACATCCAGTATTTAACAGCAAGAACAAGAGACCAGTAACTGCTGACCATTGTACCAATGTGTTGAGAATTATTCTAAAAGAATTGGTACCTTGGGAGCTATGGGACACACCATTCTCCGAGTTGCTCATTAGAATCCTTGCTAAAAAGTTAGATAACTTAATTGATAACACAATATCTGACCCAGTGTGGTTGAATGACAGATTACTTTCTCTACTCAAAGCAGAAAATAAAATTCCCGAAGAAAAGCCAGTTAATGAGCCTTCCAATGAAGTTAAAGAAGCAGAAACTATAAAACAAGATCCTCCTGAAGCTCAAACTAAATCTAGTCCAAAAATTGCAAAAAAGAATATACCTCCAGTGATTCAGAACAATATAAATGAGGAGCATAAAGAAGATGACAAGCCTGAGATTGAGAAAGCTGTGGAAGGATGTGAGATGTTAGAAATCAAACCTGCAGCAATCTTAAGACAACGTAGAGGCAGGCAGGGAAGGAATGAAGTGAAGATATATGACAGAATTATTGAag gtAGTGTTAAAACTTGGGACACGGACATGGACCTCCAGTGCATCAGTGTTGGTCAGGATCTGCTAGCTAGTCTAGATGAAATGACACTAAGTCGACTCTGGGGTCACGAGGAAGCTGAACAAAGTCCCAAGATGCGGGATGCATCACCGCAACCACTGTGGTTTG GCGAAGAGGACACAATAGAATCTGACCCAGAAAATAACAAGGATTCGAAAAAGGAAACGAGTCCGAAGCCCACTGAAGCCTTGCTGAAAGACCTCCAGAGCACCGTGCACCACGCCAAGACCAAGATAGGAGACCTGCAGGTCCCTTTATACATAGATGTGCCCCGCAAACATTCCAGT GATGAAGCAGCGGGAATGATGGAGGGCTTGCTGGACAAAGGTATCGCAGGTATTAAGAAGGGCCTCCGATTCACGGGTCTAAGCGATGATTCACAA GAGAAGTCACCAGCTCATAAAGATAGAAACAGTGAAAAAATATCACCATCGGAACTGCATAGAAGCAGACAGAAGCCAGAAGTCGTCATGGAAGTGAAGGAGTCCTACATGCCCTTTGGTAACCAGAAAG AGGAAAACGGGACAACATCTCATGCATTAGTCAAACAGCAGAGGGTCACTTCACAGGATAGTATG CACTCGACCGCGGCGCCCCCGTCGGTCAGTTACGGCCCGTGGGGGCGGAGAGTGGAGGGCGGTGCTCCGGAGTCGCTGTCGGAGTCCCCGGAGCCGCAGTACGAGGAGGCGGCCGACCTGTCCGCCAGCATCGCCAAGTTGCGTACGCTGCTGCAGCACGCCGGGCCCAG GGAAGAAGCGTGGTGGGAGAGCTCGGAGCAAACGCGCACGCGACATCACGTTGACTCCGCCGCGCTCGCCG atgAGTACGATATGAACTTGGACCGCGGCTCGTCTCCCGGACAGACGACCAACAATATGCAAAGACTAGACAA ATTATTCCAGCGCACAGTGACGGGTGTTTTCAATTCGATAAAGACGGCCGTCGGTGCCGAGGGGGAGGAGCTCCCTCCCAGACAACTACACGACTGGACCTATGTGTGCACTTCGCCCGAGTTGAGT GTCAGCGCGTGCGCGTCGCGGCTgtgggcggcgcggcgcgcgctgTGGCACGTGGACGGCGCGCTCGACCCGCTGCGCGCGCTCggcccgcccgccgcgcccctCGCCGCGCCGCTCGACCTCGGTACGGACACTGTACTCCACTGTACCCGCTCGACCTCGGTACGGACACTACTCCACTGTACCCGCTCGACCTCGGTACGGACACTGTACTCCACTGTACCCGCTCGACCTCGGTACGGACACTGTACTCCACTGTACCCGCTCGACCTCGGTACGGACACTACTCCACTGTACCCGCTCGAC CTCGGTACGGACACTACTCCACTGTACCCGCTCGACCTCGGTACGGACACTGTACTCCACTGTACCCGCTCGACCTCGGTACGGACACTGTACTCCACTGTACCCGCTCGACCTCGGTACGGACACTGTACTCCACTGTACCCGCTCGACCTCGGTACGGACACTGTACTCCACTGTACCCGCTCGACCTCGGTACGGACACTACTCCACTGTACCCGCTCGAC CTCGGTACGGACACTACTCCACTGTACCCGCTCGACCTCGGTACGGACACTGTACTCCACTGT
- the LOC126776714 gene encoding uncharacterized protein LOC126776714 isoform X48 — protein sequence MLLKRNLLETLTIISCSGTIICLLLNYVTNISPITGIWLISYLLLLFILSVCGSFKFIQWLLHLNKPLKYDIEIILNKYPFLSYLSDILPQIQKKVENEHIKEYDTNELSVITSVLEKKLVSSWYMSYISQEIGFPFACKQILDQMIAKTFQICNKVETKDVYVDVCAIFITHLKEYKKALKRHESIPDSSIEILYKKVHPVFNSKNKRPVTADHCTNVLRIILKELVPWELWDTPFSELLIRILAKKLDNLIDNTISDPVWLNDRLLSLLKAENKIPEEKPVNEPSNEVKEAETIKQDPPEAQTKSSPKIAKKNIPPVIQNNINEEHKEDDKPEIEKAVEGCEMLEIKPAAILRQRRGRQGRNEVKIYDRIIEGSVKTWDTDMDLQCISVGQDLLASLDEMTLSRLWGHEEAEQSPKMRDASPQPLWFGEEDTIESDPENNKDSKKETSPKPTEALLKDLQSTVHHAKTKIGDLQVPLYIDVPRKHSSDEAAGMMEGLLDKGIAGIKKGLRFTGLSDDSQEKSPAHKDRNSEKISPSELHRSRQKPEVVMEVKESYMPFGNQKEENGTTSHALVKQQRVTSQDSMHSTAAPPSVSYGPWGRRVEGGAPESLSESPEPQYEEAADLSASIAKLRTLLQHAGPREEAWWESSEQTRTRHHVDSAALADEYDMNLDRGSSPGQTTNNMQRLDKLFQRTVTGVFNSIKTAVGAEGEELPPRQLHDWTYVCTSPELSVSACASRLWAARRALWHVDGALDPLRALGPPAAPLAAPLDLGTDTVLHCTRSTSVRTLLHCTRSTSVRTLLHCTRSTSVRTLYSTVPARPRYGHYSTVPARPRYGHCTPLYPLDLGTDTVLHCTRSTSVRTLYSTVPARPRYGHCTPLYPRYIERVTSNYQHKI from the exons ATGTTGCTGAAAAGAAATTTACTTGAAACTTTAACTATAATATCTTGTAGTGGCACAATCATATGTCTCTTATTAAACTATGTTACAAATATATCCCCAATTACTGGAATTTGGCTAATAAGCtatctattattattgtttatactgTCCGTATGTGGCAGTTTTAAATTCATACAATGGTTACTTCACCTTAATAAAcctttaaaatatgatatagaaattattttaaacaaatacccGTTTTTGTCCTACCTTTccgatattttaccgcaaattCAAAAGAAAGTTGAAAATGAACATATTAAAGAATATGATACCAATGAGCTAAGTGTTATAACGTCGGTATTGGAAAAAAAGTTAGTTTCGTCGTGGTATATGTCGTATATTTCGCAAGAAATTGGTTTTCCTTTTGCATGCAAGCAAATATTGGATCAAATGATTGCCAAAACGTTTCAG atatgcAATAAAGTAGAAACTAAGGATGTCTATGTCGATGTCTGTGCTATATTCATAACCCATTTAAAAGAGTATAAGAAAGCTTTAAAAAGACATGAATCCATTCCTGATAGCTCTATAGAAATTCTATACAAGAAGGTACATCCAGTATTTAACAGCAAGAACAAGAGACCAGTAACTGCTGACCATTGTACCAATGTGTTGAGAATTATTCTAAAAGAATTGGTACCTTGGGAGCTATGGGACACACCATTCTCCGAGTTGCTCATTAGAATCCTTGCTAAAAAGTTAGATAACTTAATTGATAACACAATATCTGACCCAGTGTGGTTGAATGACAGATTACTTTCTCTACTCAAAGCAGAAAATAAAATTCCCGAAGAAAAGCCAGTTAATGAGCCTTCCAATGAAGTTAAAGAAGCAGAAACTATAAAACAAGATCCTCCTGAAGCTCAAACTAAATCTAGTCCAAAAATTGCAAAAAAGAATATACCTCCAGTGATTCAGAACAATATAAATGAGGAGCATAAAGAAGATGACAAGCCTGAGATTGAGAAAGCTGTGGAAGGATGTGAGATGTTAGAAATCAAACCTGCAGCAATCTTAAGACAACGTAGAGGCAGGCAGGGAAGGAATGAAGTGAAGATATATGACAGAATTATTGAag gtAGTGTTAAAACTTGGGACACGGACATGGACCTCCAGTGCATCAGTGTTGGTCAGGATCTGCTAGCTAGTCTAGATGAAATGACACTAAGTCGACTCTGGGGTCACGAGGAAGCTGAACAAAGTCCCAAGATGCGGGATGCATCACCGCAACCACTGTGGTTTG GCGAAGAGGACACAATAGAATCTGACCCAGAAAATAACAAGGATTCGAAAAAGGAAACGAGTCCGAAGCCCACTGAAGCCTTGCTGAAAGACCTCCAGAGCACCGTGCACCACGCCAAGACCAAGATAGGAGACCTGCAGGTCCCTTTATACATAGATGTGCCCCGCAAACATTCCAGT GATGAAGCAGCGGGAATGATGGAGGGCTTGCTGGACAAAGGTATCGCAGGTATTAAGAAGGGCCTCCGATTCACGGGTCTAAGCGATGATTCACAA GAGAAGTCACCAGCTCATAAAGATAGAAACAGTGAAAAAATATCACCATCGGAACTGCATAGAAGCAGACAGAAGCCAGAAGTCGTCATGGAAGTGAAGGAGTCCTACATGCCCTTTGGTAACCAGAAAG AGGAAAACGGGACAACATCTCATGCATTAGTCAAACAGCAGAGGGTCACTTCACAGGATAGTATG CACTCGACCGCGGCGCCCCCGTCGGTCAGTTACGGCCCGTGGGGGCGGAGAGTGGAGGGCGGTGCTCCGGAGTCGCTGTCGGAGTCCCCGGAGCCGCAGTACGAGGAGGCGGCCGACCTGTCCGCCAGCATCGCCAAGTTGCGTACGCTGCTGCAGCACGCCGGGCCCAG GGAAGAAGCGTGGTGGGAGAGCTCGGAGCAAACGCGCACGCGACATCACGTTGACTCCGCCGCGCTCGCCG atgAGTACGATATGAACTTGGACCGCGGCTCGTCTCCCGGACAGACGACCAACAATATGCAAAGACTAGACAA ATTATTCCAGCGCACAGTGACGGGTGTTTTCAATTCGATAAAGACGGCCGTCGGTGCCGAGGGGGAGGAGCTCCCTCCCAGACAACTACACGACTGGACCTATGTGTGCACTTCGCCCGAGTTGAGT GTCAGCGCGTGCGCGTCGCGGCTgtgggcggcgcggcgcgcgctgTGGCACGTGGACGGCGCGCTCGACCCGCTGCGCGCGCTCggcccgcccgccgcgcccctCGCCGCGCCGCTCGACCTCGGTACGGACACTGTACTCCACTGTACCCGCTCGACCTCGGTACGGACACTACTCCACTGTACCCGCTCGAC CTCGGTACGGACACTACTCCACTGTACCCGCTCGACCTCGGTACGGACACTGTACTCCACTGT
- the LOC126776714 gene encoding uncharacterized protein LOC126776714 isoform X45, whose product MLLKRNLLETLTIISCSGTIICLLLNYVTNISPITGIWLISYLLLLFILSVCGSFKFIQWLLHLNKPLKYDIEIILNKYPFLSYLSDILPQIQKKVENEHIKEYDTNELSVITSVLEKKLVSSWYMSYISQEIGFPFACKQILDQMIAKTFQICNKVETKDVYVDVCAIFITHLKEYKKALKRHESIPDSSIEILYKKVHPVFNSKNKRPVTADHCTNVLRIILKELVPWELWDTPFSELLIRILAKKLDNLIDNTISDPVWLNDRLLSLLKAENKIPEEKPVNEPSNEVKEAETIKQDPPEAQTKSSPKIAKKNIPPVIQNNINEEHKEDDKPEIEKAVEGCEMLEIKPAAILRQRRGRQGRNEVKIYDRIIEGSVKTWDTDMDLQCISVGQDLLASLDEMTLSRLWGHEEAEQSPKMRDASPQPLWFGEEDTIESDPENNKDSKKETSPKPTEALLKDLQSTVHHAKTKIGDLQVPLYIDVPRKHSSDEAAGMMEGLLDKGIAGIKKGLRFTGLSDDSQEKSPAHKDRNSEKISPSELHRSRQKPEVVMEVKESYMPFGNQKEENGTTSHALVKQQRVTSQDSMHSTAAPPSVSYGPWGRRVEGGAPESLSESPEPQYEEAADLSASIAKLRTLLQHAGPREEAWWESSEQTRTRHHVDSAALADEYDMNLDRGSSPGQTTNNMQRLDKLFQRTVTGVFNSIKTAVGAEGEELPPRQLHDWTYVCTSPELSVSACASRLWAARRALWHVDGALDPLRALGPPAAPLAAPLDLGTDTVLHCTRSTSVRTLLHCTRSTSVRTLLHCTRSTSVRTLLHCTRSTSVRTLYSTVPARPRYGHYSTVPARPRYGHCTPLYPLDLGTDTVLHCTRSTSVRTLYSTVPARPRYGHCTPLYPRYIERVTSNYQHKI is encoded by the exons ATGTTGCTGAAAAGAAATTTACTTGAAACTTTAACTATAATATCTTGTAGTGGCACAATCATATGTCTCTTATTAAACTATGTTACAAATATATCCCCAATTACTGGAATTTGGCTAATAAGCtatctattattattgtttatactgTCCGTATGTGGCAGTTTTAAATTCATACAATGGTTACTTCACCTTAATAAAcctttaaaatatgatatagaaattattttaaacaaatacccGTTTTTGTCCTACCTTTccgatattttaccgcaaattCAAAAGAAAGTTGAAAATGAACATATTAAAGAATATGATACCAATGAGCTAAGTGTTATAACGTCGGTATTGGAAAAAAAGTTAGTTTCGTCGTGGTATATGTCGTATATTTCGCAAGAAATTGGTTTTCCTTTTGCATGCAAGCAAATATTGGATCAAATGATTGCCAAAACGTTTCAG atatgcAATAAAGTAGAAACTAAGGATGTCTATGTCGATGTCTGTGCTATATTCATAACCCATTTAAAAGAGTATAAGAAAGCTTTAAAAAGACATGAATCCATTCCTGATAGCTCTATAGAAATTCTATACAAGAAGGTACATCCAGTATTTAACAGCAAGAACAAGAGACCAGTAACTGCTGACCATTGTACCAATGTGTTGAGAATTATTCTAAAAGAATTGGTACCTTGGGAGCTATGGGACACACCATTCTCCGAGTTGCTCATTAGAATCCTTGCTAAAAAGTTAGATAACTTAATTGATAACACAATATCTGACCCAGTGTGGTTGAATGACAGATTACTTTCTCTACTCAAAGCAGAAAATAAAATTCCCGAAGAAAAGCCAGTTAATGAGCCTTCCAATGAAGTTAAAGAAGCAGAAACTATAAAACAAGATCCTCCTGAAGCTCAAACTAAATCTAGTCCAAAAATTGCAAAAAAGAATATACCTCCAGTGATTCAGAACAATATAAATGAGGAGCATAAAGAAGATGACAAGCCTGAGATTGAGAAAGCTGTGGAAGGATGTGAGATGTTAGAAATCAAACCTGCAGCAATCTTAAGACAACGTAGAGGCAGGCAGGGAAGGAATGAAGTGAAGATATATGACAGAATTATTGAag gtAGTGTTAAAACTTGGGACACGGACATGGACCTCCAGTGCATCAGTGTTGGTCAGGATCTGCTAGCTAGTCTAGATGAAATGACACTAAGTCGACTCTGGGGTCACGAGGAAGCTGAACAAAGTCCCAAGATGCGGGATGCATCACCGCAACCACTGTGGTTTG GCGAAGAGGACACAATAGAATCTGACCCAGAAAATAACAAGGATTCGAAAAAGGAAACGAGTCCGAAGCCCACTGAAGCCTTGCTGAAAGACCTCCAGAGCACCGTGCACCACGCCAAGACCAAGATAGGAGACCTGCAGGTCCCTTTATACATAGATGTGCCCCGCAAACATTCCAGT GATGAAGCAGCGGGAATGATGGAGGGCTTGCTGGACAAAGGTATCGCAGGTATTAAGAAGGGCCTCCGATTCACGGGTCTAAGCGATGATTCACAA GAGAAGTCACCAGCTCATAAAGATAGAAACAGTGAAAAAATATCACCATCGGAACTGCATAGAAGCAGACAGAAGCCAGAAGTCGTCATGGAAGTGAAGGAGTCCTACATGCCCTTTGGTAACCAGAAAG AGGAAAACGGGACAACATCTCATGCATTAGTCAAACAGCAGAGGGTCACTTCACAGGATAGTATG CACTCGACCGCGGCGCCCCCGTCGGTCAGTTACGGCCCGTGGGGGCGGAGAGTGGAGGGCGGTGCTCCGGAGTCGCTGTCGGAGTCCCCGGAGCCGCAGTACGAGGAGGCGGCCGACCTGTCCGCCAGCATCGCCAAGTTGCGTACGCTGCTGCAGCACGCCGGGCCCAG GGAAGAAGCGTGGTGGGAGAGCTCGGAGCAAACGCGCACGCGACATCACGTTGACTCCGCCGCGCTCGCCG atgAGTACGATATGAACTTGGACCGCGGCTCGTCTCCCGGACAGACGACCAACAATATGCAAAGACTAGACAA ATTATTCCAGCGCACAGTGACGGGTGTTTTCAATTCGATAAAGACGGCCGTCGGTGCCGAGGGGGAGGAGCTCCCTCCCAGACAACTACACGACTGGACCTATGTGTGCACTTCGCCCGAGTTGAGT GTCAGCGCGTGCGCGTCGCGGCTgtgggcggcgcggcgcgcgctgTGGCACGTGGACGGCGCGCTCGACCCGCTGCGCGCGCTCggcccgcccgccgcgcccctCGCCGCGCCGCTCGACCTCGGTACGGACACTGTACTCCACTGTACCCGCTCGACCTCGGTACGGACACTACTCCACTGTACCCGCTCGAC CTCGGTACGGACACTACTCCACTGTACCCGCTCGAC CTCGGTACGGACACTACTCCACTGTACCCGCTCGACCTCGGTACGGACACTGTACTCCACTGT